The window AGCTGTTAATCATTTAATAAATTTAGCAGTTGAAAGCGGAATTGAGAAGTTTTTAGTAGGAATGTCGAGAGGAGCTGATTTTCTCTTCGCTAGAGTTTTATCCGAAAGAAAGTTAAGTTGGATAGCCGTTATTCCTTGCACTGACCAAACTTGTTTATGGAATGAAAACGATCGCACCCGTCATAAAGGATTAATTGATAAAGCTGATAACGTAATTATTTTGAGTAACGAGTATAAACACGGTGTTATGCACCATCGAAATGAATATATGGTTGACAAATCAGAAATGTTATTAGCTATTTATGATAATTCGGTTTCAGGGGGAACGGCTCACACTGTAAATTTAGCTTTAAAGAAACATAAAAGAGTAGTTCAATTTAATCCTAAAACTTATGAATTTTATGCTATCAAATCTCGTCAATTATCACTTAATCTTTTCTAAATACTTGTACCTAAGCCCGGTCGAAATATTAATTTAATTAATCTCCCTTCGGGGAGGTTTTTTAGGTTCATAGTTCGTAGTTCATAGTTCTGAGTGGAGGTTTTATGCAATTATCACTTAATTTAGACCCAATTATCAAGACTAAAAGTGAATTTTATAAAGGTTGGGAAATAGTTGCCAATCAGCGACAAAAAAGGCAAATAATTCGAGAAGGGGTAACTAAATTATACCAAGAAAGATATAACCAAAATTGGTCAGAATTTAAAGTTTATTTTTACTTTGAAACTATTATTTATCGAGCAGGGATTACACGATGTATTTGCGGTGAAAATTCTGGTTGCCAAGATTTTGATATTGCCATTGAATGTACTAAGAAATTTATCGACCATTTTTATGGTTATTTAAGTTCGTAATTCATAGTTTATATAATGTTTTCACTTGTTGATGATGTTGTTTTTTTAGGACAAAAATACCTATGAAAGTTGACATCACGGACTCAGTTATCCAATCTGCCGATGATTTAATTGACCTCGGTTTAACTGATTGCGATCGCACCCTCTTACAACAGGCGATTATCAAATGGATTGAACAATTTATTGATGAATTACCTGATAATATCGAATGGTATAAATATAATGATCGCACCTTAGCAGAGTATATAAAAGAAGCGGAATATCGAACTGAACAATTAGCTTCTGAATTATCAATAGCGAGTTAATTAGAGAAGGAATTAAGGGAGAATTTTCTCTCTTGATTTCTTTTTTTATCATAACAAAAAGGAGTAAAATAATGTTAAATATACCTCATCATAAAGTCAGAAATCAGAACTCAGAAGTCAGAACTAATTCAAATAAAAGTAAATTAGAGGAATTAATTGAATTAAGAAAGAAAGTAAATCAGTTAGAGCAATTAATTCAAGAAATTATGCCTCTAGCAATATCAGAAGCCATAGACATTATGGGTAATGAAGAAACTGTTAATGGTAAAAATGTGGTTTATTCTCAGAAGAATAAAGGTAAAATAACTGTTACTTTTCGCAAACAATATCCCACCATCAAAGATAATACCACTCTTAAACGATTGGATGAAGATATTAAAGCTGAATTACAACTCTTAACTCAAAAACATTCCTCTCAATTATCTAATCTTGATACTCAATTAGCTGAACTAGATAACACGATCGCACAACTAGAAACAGAGAAGGAGAAATTAATGACAAATAAACGGTTAATTAACTTGAAAACAAGATTTAATACTGAACGGGAAAATGGGATGGAATTAGTGCCAAATTTATCTGTTTATATTGATAAATAATCATCGTATCTTTATATTATTTTAGGGGGTAGTTTTACCCTCTTTTTTTTATATTATCGAAATTATTTAATAAGAAAAATTATACAATTATCGATATTAGTTATAACTTATAATTCATAGTTTGTAATTTGTAGTTATTTACAGGATGTTTTCACTTGTTAAGTTTAGCTTTTTTGAAAAAGAAAGTGAACCAAAAATAGAAACTTAATCGAGGAAAAAAACATGAATATTATTACGGAAAATGGCTTTGCTGTCCGAATACCAGAAATACCATCTCGTTATCGAGCGAATTGTTCCAAAGATTATGGTTGTTTTGTGCATGGTGATACGAAAGGAAAATCTTCTCGTCAAGCGGAGAAAGAAGGATTAACGAAAGGTCATTTTGTGGAAATGGCGTTATGTTGGGTGGATAAGAAGGTATTAACTTTTGAGCCTAATTATATTAACGAACCATTTACCGAAATTTGGGGTATTCCAGTAGCCGGTGAAATGAAGACTCAATTTCCTGATAATGCGAGTGAATTATCGACATTTTTAATTCATCGTCAAAGTAAAGACAAATTATCAGCATTGATTGAATTATTTAGTCGAGAAGCGTTCACCCAATGGGTATCGGAAGGAATGAATGGAGATGCAAATGAGTTTGCGATTAATAAAGCAAAAGAGGCATTTTTCACGAATATTTTCCGCTTTGAAATGACCCAAAACGAATGTAAATACGGTGTTTATTACTATCTCAAAAGCAGTTGTCGTAAAGCT is drawn from Cyanobacterium aponinum PCC 10605 and contains these coding sequences:
- a CDS encoding SLOG family protein translates to MKFASVTGHRYIVDNSMNRKAVNHLINLAVESGIEKFLVGMSRGADFLFARVLSERKLSWIAVIPCTDQTCLWNENDRTRHKGLIDKADNVIILSNEYKHGVMHHRNEYMVDKSEMLLAIYDNSVSGGTAHTVNLALKKHKRVVQFNPKTYEFYAIKSRQLSLNLF